The Kosakonia sacchari SP1 genome includes a window with the following:
- a CDS encoding putative bifunctional diguanylate cyclase/phosphodiesterase, whose translation MFNPLSWRNLPTARTLFVMLFMAGIGLIVSVVALLYLSLHLISSKANEIDEHRTALSVQGAIQTAVNRTRSLVIDNAVWDEAVQEAYRPQLDSAWLYSTWGAGFKINNLYDGTFVLDEKFAVLWGAFRSQPFTEPNLAFFGDGLAALIRNHSEPLREGKEVFAGITRTREGVAFVSIGLIRPASGRLNVYDATRRYLVITRHLNAKILSDLGNTFQIDDLRLQARNAAVASIPLRGSAGETLGYLSWTPHLPGAEAAQAAAANIRQIAALAAGLILLFIALSSAGLYKLARGEKLARKIALTDWLSRLPNRRALIEHLDNLSAMGDPEMISVVFIDLDGFKDVNDIYGHDVGDRLIVTIADTLRQKVPTGGMLARMGGDEFAMTLSGPWSLEKADDFAHNVLRYLETPVRIGKRTIHIGASIGVASGTLLECSSSELFRRADIAMYHSKITGKARMTHYDAELNSARERQLIIENDIRDGLERDEFDVWYQPIVDAQSQMMIGVEALARWPRRPDGELRPDDFIPVAETSGLIYALGQFVLRRACSDLQQLNHLKLSVNISPAQFRDPEFEDKVARVLETCLFPAHRLQLEVTETYVLENPERARSAIANLKALGTAVALDDFGTGYSSIGYLRRFNFDTIKIDKSLAGLVDDDEQASALVSGTIRIASALGMQVVAEGVENEKQMKLLRLAGCDQLQGYYFSEPMPLKEILQLRLLRKG comes from the coding sequence ATGTTTAATCCGTTAAGCTGGCGCAATCTCCCCACGGCAAGGACGCTGTTTGTCATGCTCTTTATGGCCGGCATCGGACTGATTGTTTCCGTTGTCGCGCTGCTCTATCTTTCGCTGCACCTTATTAGCTCCAAGGCCAATGAAATTGATGAACATCGCACCGCGCTGTCTGTGCAGGGCGCGATTCAGACGGCGGTAAACCGCACCCGGTCACTGGTCATTGATAACGCCGTCTGGGATGAAGCAGTTCAGGAAGCCTATCGCCCACAACTGGATAGCGCGTGGCTATATAGCACCTGGGGCGCGGGCTTTAAAATCAATAACCTGTACGACGGCACTTTTGTGCTGGATGAGAAGTTCGCCGTGCTGTGGGGGGCGTTTCGCAGCCAGCCTTTTACCGAGCCTAATCTCGCCTTTTTTGGTGACGGGCTGGCCGCGCTGATTCGCAACCACAGCGAGCCGCTGCGCGAGGGGAAAGAGGTTTTCGCGGGCATCACCCGCACGCGTGAAGGGGTGGCATTTGTCAGTATTGGGCTTATTCGCCCGGCGAGCGGGCGGCTTAACGTTTATGACGCGACACGCCGCTACCTGGTGATCACCCGCCATCTCAACGCGAAGATCCTCAGCGATCTGGGAAATACCTTTCAGATTGACGATTTGCGCTTGCAGGCACGAAATGCCGCCGTAGCCAGCATACCGCTACGCGGATCGGCAGGTGAAACGCTGGGATATCTGAGCTGGACGCCGCATTTACCCGGTGCGGAGGCCGCGCAGGCGGCTGCGGCCAATATCCGCCAGATAGCCGCGCTGGCGGCGGGTTTGATTCTGCTGTTTATCGCACTCAGCAGCGCCGGGCTTTACAAACTGGCGCGTGGGGAAAAGCTGGCGCGCAAAATCGCGCTGACGGACTGGCTAAGCCGTTTACCTAACCGTCGCGCGCTGATTGAACACCTCGATAATCTGAGCGCAATGGGCGATCCCGAAATGATCAGCGTGGTGTTTATCGATCTCGACGGCTTTAAAGACGTAAATGATATTTACGGCCACGATGTCGGCGACCGGCTGATTGTGACGATAGCCGACACATTACGGCAAAAAGTGCCGACCGGCGGCATGCTGGCGCGAATGGGCGGTGACGAATTCGCCATGACGCTTAGCGGTCCGTGGTCACTGGAAAAGGCTGATGATTTTGCGCATAACGTGTTGCGCTACCTTGAGACACCGGTGCGCATTGGCAAACGCACTATTCATATTGGTGCCAGCATCGGTGTTGCCAGCGGCACGCTGCTGGAGTGTTCCAGTTCAGAGTTGTTTCGCCGCGCAGATATCGCCATGTACCACTCGAAAATTACCGGCAAGGCGCGGATGACGCATTATGATGCAGAGCTGAACAGCGCGCGTGAACGGCAATTAATCATTGAGAATGATATCCGTGACGGGCTGGAGCGTGATGAGTTTGATGTCTGGTATCAACCGATTGTCGATGCGCAAAGTCAGATGATGATTGGCGTTGAAGCGCTGGCGCGCTGGCCGCGCCGTCCGGATGGCGAACTCAGGCCGGACGATTTTATCCCGGTCGCCGAAACCAGCGGGCTTATCTACGCGCTCGGGCAGTTTGTGCTGCGCCGCGCCTGTAGCGATTTGCAGCAGCTTAACCACCTGAAGTTGTCGGTCAATATCTCGCCCGCACAGTTTCGCGACCCGGAGTTTGAAGACAAAGTGGCGCGGGTGCTGGAAACCTGCCTGTTTCCGGCGCACCGCTTACAGCTGGAGGTGACAGAAACCTACGTGCTGGAAAACCCTGAGCGCGCACGTTCGGCCATCGCCAATCTCAAAGCGCTGGGCACGGCGGTTGCGCTGGATGATTTCGGCACGGGCTATTCGAGTATTGGTTACCTGCGGCGCTTTAATTTTGACACCATAAAAATTGATAAATCGCTGGCCGGGCTGGTTGATGATGACGAACAAGCCTCGGCGCTGGTGAGCGGCACGATCCGTATTGCCAGTGCGCTGGGCATGCAGGTGGTGGCGGAAGGCGTGGAAAATGAGAAGCAGATGAAACTGCTGCGGCTGGCCGGCTGCGACCAGCTGCAGGGTTACTATTTCAGCGAACCGATGCCGCTTAAGGAGATTTTGCAGTTACGTCTGCTGCGAAAGGGCTGA
- the mdtI gene encoding multidrug/spermidine efflux SMR transporter subunit MdtI: MLQFEWIHGLWLAVAIVLEIAANIFLKLSDGFRRKLYGFASLFAVLAAFSALSQAVKGIDLAVAYALWGGFGIVATLAAGWVLFGQRLNYKGWIGLALLIVGMTLIKLA, translated from the coding sequence ATGCTGCAGTTTGAGTGGATTCACGGCCTGTGGCTGGCAGTGGCGATTGTGCTGGAAATCGCGGCGAACATCTTTTTAAAACTCTCAGACGGTTTTCGCCGCAAGTTATATGGTTTCGCTTCACTTTTCGCCGTATTAGCGGCATTTAGCGCCTTATCGCAGGCGGTAAAAGGAATCGATCTTGCGGTGGCGTATGCGCTTTGGGGCGGGTTTGGCATCGTCGCCACCCTCGCCGCCGGCTGGGTGCTCTTTGGGCAGCGCCTGAATTATAAAGGCTGGATTGGCCTGGCGCTGCTGATTGTCGGTATGACGCTGATAAAACTCGCCTAA
- the mdtJ gene encoding multidrug/spermidine efflux SMR transporter subunit MdtJ, whose protein sequence is MIYWILLALAIIAEITGTLSMKWASISDSHTGFILMLVMIALSYIFLSFAVKKIALGVAYALWEGVGIFIITLCSVFLFDEPLSPLKAAGLATLVLGIVLIKSGTRKATRQERNHAAV, encoded by the coding sequence ATGATTTACTGGATTTTATTAGCCCTGGCAATTATTGCTGAAATAACCGGCACGTTGTCGATGAAATGGGCAAGTATTAGCGATAGTCATACCGGTTTTATTTTAATGCTGGTGATGATTGCGCTGTCGTATATTTTTCTGTCATTCGCGGTTAAAAAAATAGCCCTCGGCGTGGCGTACGCATTATGGGAAGGCGTTGGCATATTCATTATTACGCTTTGTAGCGTCTTTCTTTTTGATGAACCGTTATCGCCGCTGAAAGCTGCCGGTCTGGCCACGCTGGTGCTGGGCATTGTGCTGATCAAATCCGGGACGCGCAAAGCCACGCGTCAGGAGCGTAACCATGCTGCAGTTTGA
- a CDS encoding AI-2E family transporter — MTTLKSNNFFFIILLLLVSLAFFSLIQPYYSAIIWAVILALIFYPLRMRLSTLLGGRNGVASLITVLLICVIVFIPLMMVLSSIAVEVNSLYQRLQNNGTDLPQLLSNGIAHLPEWAKNSLRENDFDSVAAIREKLSGVALSVGRYLAGSAVLIGKGTLGITVGFCLMVYLLFFLLKDGAELVRKIYDVVPLSATIKRRLFLKFAGVARATVKGTLVVAIVQGALGGIGFWFAGFNGSLLWATLMAFLSLIPAVGTAIVWVPAVIFLYSTGELVTATILTLYFVIVVGLADNLLRPLLVGKDTRMPDYLILLTTLGGLQFFGINGFVLGPMIAALFITSWNLLAQSRANTQKKA; from the coding sequence ATGACGACACTTAAAAGTAATAATTTCTTCTTTATCATTCTGTTATTACTGGTCAGTCTGGCGTTTTTCAGCCTGATCCAACCTTACTACTCCGCCATTATTTGGGCGGTGATTCTGGCGCTGATTTTTTACCCGCTGCGCATGCGTTTATCGACGCTGCTCGGCGGGCGCAACGGCGTGGCATCGCTTATCACCGTATTGTTGATCTGCGTGATTGTCTTCATTCCATTGATGATGGTGCTCTCCTCGATCGCCGTGGAGGTTAACAGCCTGTACCAACGGTTGCAGAATAACGGCACCGATTTGCCGCAGCTGTTAAGCAACGGGATCGCGCATCTGCCGGAGTGGGCAAAAAATTCGCTGCGTGAAAATGATTTCGATTCGGTCGCCGCGATCCGCGAAAAACTCTCCGGCGTGGCGCTGAGCGTTGGGCGCTATCTGGCGGGCAGCGCGGTACTGATCGGCAAAGGCACGCTGGGAATTACTGTCGGCTTCTGTCTGATGGTCTATTTGCTGTTCTTTTTACTGAAAGATGGCGCAGAGCTGGTGCGCAAAATCTACGACGTGGTGCCGCTGTCAGCGACCATCAAACGCCGCCTGTTCCTGAAATTCGCCGGTGTGGCGCGCGCCACGGTAAAAGGTACGCTGGTCGTGGCGATTGTGCAGGGAGCGCTGGGCGGTATCGGTTTCTGGTTTGCCGGGTTCAACGGCAGCCTGCTGTGGGCAACGTTAATGGCGTTTTTGTCGCTGATCCCGGCGGTGGGGACGGCGATTGTCTGGGTCCCGGCGGTGATCTTTCTCTACTCCACCGGCGAGCTGGTCACGGCGACCATCCTGACGCTCTACTTCGTGATTGTGGTGGGACTGGCTGATAATCTGTTGCGCCCGCTGCTGGTGGGCAAAGATACCCGTATGCCGGACTATTTGATCCTGCTTACTACGCTCGGCGGGTTGCAGTTCTTTGGCATTAATGGTTTTGTGCTGGGACCGATGATTGCCGCGCTATTTATTACTTCATGGAATTTGTTGGCGCAGTCGCGAGCGAATACGCAAAAAAAAGCGTAA
- a CDS encoding EAL domain-containing protein — translation MIKMLKKGVSIYIAALLLSFAFFYIVAQVAYYAFIQEKVEDYAESILARSDNIILQVREINALREEFSVYTPCSDPYLHALRKRLWPYPLIKDIGYVEDGRIICSALWGKYAAPLSLNVFKNKVSRGSYTWVFDALIENNITADVVYNNNFSVTVSPFAFTRFREDSTRWGFNAVVGDYNHKQHFFRVGNNTSLLENIEHGKVHEFFFITEKSCDAQHDICVVAGVRHSFVFNNNGYILLFLFCVASLVGLFVGALISKNQHENQSLLTRLENAIINKELHFVYQPLYRVKDKSIIGVEVLLRWNDKQMGNIGPDIFIPLAEENGLINKISLYVVEHAIKECGAALREKDITLSINVSCSDICSKTFYQRLIDTLQQEGVAGKHIMLEITERQSGRIEDIMQSICLYKEHGVLFALDDFGTGYSNLKWLSMLDVDEIKIDKSITDSIGTQSINRHILPGLIAMFKDMPRTIVFEGVENEAQHLFLQGNLPESCAQGWYFSKALAFSEIENLLAQVKQIDEGDDSNDAMLTPEQRNGSVA, via the coding sequence ATGATAAAGATGCTGAAAAAAGGCGTTTCCATATATATAGCAGCGTTATTATTATCTTTTGCTTTTTTCTATATTGTTGCGCAAGTCGCTTACTATGCTTTTATCCAGGAAAAGGTAGAAGATTATGCCGAATCGATACTTGCCCGCAGCGATAATATTATTCTTCAGGTACGTGAAATCAACGCGCTGCGCGAAGAGTTTTCCGTCTACACACCGTGTAGCGATCCCTATCTGCATGCATTAAGAAAACGCTTATGGCCTTATCCGCTGATCAAAGATATTGGCTATGTTGAAGACGGCAGAATAATCTGTTCAGCACTGTGGGGGAAATATGCTGCGCCGTTGTCTCTCAATGTGTTCAAGAATAAAGTGAGTAGAGGCAGTTATACATGGGTGTTTGATGCGCTGATTGAGAATAATATTACTGCTGATGTCGTTTATAATAATAATTTTTCTGTCACCGTGTCACCCTTTGCTTTTACCCGCTTTCGCGAAGATTCCACCCGGTGGGGGTTTAATGCGGTTGTCGGAGACTACAATCACAAGCAACATTTTTTCCGCGTAGGCAATAATACATCGCTGCTCGAAAATATAGAGCATGGCAAAGTGCATGAGTTCTTTTTTATCACTGAGAAATCCTGTGATGCGCAGCATGATATCTGCGTTGTGGCTGGTGTCAGACACTCTTTCGTATTTAATAACAACGGTTATATTCTTCTTTTCCTGTTTTGCGTGGCTTCGCTGGTTGGGCTGTTTGTTGGCGCGTTAATCAGTAAAAATCAGCATGAGAATCAGTCGCTATTAACCAGATTGGAAAATGCTATTATTAATAAAGAGTTGCATTTTGTTTACCAACCACTTTACCGGGTAAAAGATAAAAGTATCATCGGGGTGGAAGTGTTGTTGCGCTGGAATGATAAACAGATGGGCAATATCGGCCCGGATATTTTCATTCCGCTGGCAGAAGAAAATGGCTTAATTAATAAGATAAGTCTCTACGTGGTTGAACATGCGATCAAAGAGTGTGGCGCCGCGTTGCGAGAAAAAGATATCACGCTAAGTATTAACGTCAGTTGTTCAGATATCTGTTCAAAAACGTTTTATCAGCGGCTTATCGATACCCTGCAACAAGAAGGCGTGGCAGGGAAACATATCATGCTGGAAATCACCGAAAGGCAGAGTGGTCGCATAGAAGATATTATGCAGTCAATATGTTTATATAAAGAACATGGCGTGTTATTTGCGCTGGATGATTTCGGTACCGGTTATTCGAATTTAAAATGGTTGTCCATGCTGGATGTTGATGAAATAAAAATTGATAAATCAATAACGGATTCTATCGGTACACAGTCCATTAACCGACATATACTTCCTGGCCTTATTGCGATGTTTAAAGATATGCCACGCACTATTGTTTTCGAAGGCGTTGAAAATGAAGCTCAGCATCTTTTTTTACAAGGCAATTTACCGGAATCCTGCGCGCAGGGCTGGTATTTTTCCAAAGCATTAGCTTTTTCTGAGATAGAAAATCTTTTGGCACAGGTAAAACAGATAGATGAGGGCGATGATAGCAACGACGCCATGCTGACACCGGAACAGCGAAACGGCTCCGTCGCCTGA